GCGCATCGCGGTTCGCGTGGCGGCGCCGGGGAGCAACGCCCGGAACCCGGCGTTCGATGTGACGCCGCCGGATCTGGTGACGGGAGTGATCACGCCGGAAGGGATCTTTCGACCCTCGGATCTGCAGAAGTGCCGGCCGCGGTAAGCGATTGGCCGTTCGGCACCGGGGAATAGCGGAAGGGATGGCTCGAAGCGGGCATGAAGCCGCAATTCGTGCCTGCATCCGGGCTGCCCTATATCGCTCCCGCCGGCGAAGGCAGCCTCGGCGGGGACCCAAGGTCTGCGGGAGCGGGACCGCAACGTTGAGGAATCGGATGGGGCGCCGGGAGGAGCGGCGCAAATGTCAAATTCAGAGATGTGACCCCGGGGCCGGGAGTTTACGTGATCTCGGGAATGCCGATCTCACGGAGGAGTTGATAGGAGGAATCGTAAAATGCCGGCGAGCGCGTGGGATCATGGGGATCCCCGGGGGGAATGAAGACGACCATGCCTTGTCGCGCCCGGGTGAGCAGGACCCGGTAGGCATTGCGCAGGTACTCGCGGTTGTCGGGGTTCGCGATGTTGCACCAGCGATCCCCGCGGAAATCGTGATACGTCCAACCGTTCTCGGCAGCACGAAAGTCCGCATCCCAGGCAACACAGACCCAGTCGAGTTCCAGGCCCTGGACCTGAAACTCGGTGGCCACATCCTCGAGGTAGTAACTGGATCGCGTGTCCTCGCGATCGTTCAGGAAGTAGTGAACCGGGTTGATGGCGACACGGATGTCGATGGCATGCGGCTTGAGCCGCATGGACTTCGAGGAGGCCACCAGTCCGTAGCGTTCCGAACCCCGGGCGTGGGAGCGGATCCAGCTCTTGGCCGCGGGGAGGCTGCGGGTCAGGGCCAGGGGATAGCGGAGGCGGAATTCGGAGAAGGCCTCGCGAGCCTTTTGTCTTTCCCCGTCCAGCAGGGCTTTGATGAATGCGGAAACGTTCTCCGCCCGGAACGAACGCATGGATACCGCAAGGTGCAGGGAGTCTTCGAAGCGGGTGGCTTGACTCCGCCGGGCGGTCTCCAGGGCGCCGTCCGCGGCGTATTCCGAGTCAATGAGCCGCGGCGAGATGACCCTGCGCCAGTGTTCGAAGCGGTGGTTCACGGCCTCCAGCCATGCACCAATTCCTGCCTCACCGGTGTTGATCTCCTGGCCACCCCCCACCAGGCAGATGATCACCGCCCAGTCCGCGTGCCGGTCCAGGTAGGAAATCAGAAACTCCGGCTCCGATTGATCGAACCCTGGGCGGTTCTTCTTCCGACGCATGAAGCTCGCCGTCTGCCTGCGATTCCAGGCTCGCTGTGCTTCATCGAAGATCACGACATGCTCCACTGGCGGTCCGGAGTTGATCAGTCCATCGTCGCGAAAGTGGTGCACGTTCTGGATGAACGCTTTGACGCATTCACCCACCCGCCCTTTGCGAACCCTTTCACCCTGTTCCTTGCGCCTTTCGCATTCGTCACGGGTCAGGGCTTCACGGAGAACGGCAACCAGCGGGCCGTTCCCGGAGAGGAAAACCGCGTGGGTGGGTTGTTCGGCATCACGCCTTCGGGTCGCCACGTTGAGACCGACCAGGGTTTTTCCAGCGCCGGGGACACCGGTGACGAAGCAGATGACCTTCTGACTCGCCGCCCGCGCTTCGTCGATCAGTTCCTCGATGCGGTGGGACGTTACCTGCAGATTCCGTGCGCCCGCGTCGAATCGCGCAATGGCTTCGACGGAGTGACGCGAGTAGAGGGCTCGCGCCGCCTCGACGATGGTGGGAGTGGGGCGGTAGGGGGCTCCGGCCCAAGCCGGTCCGTCGATCGCCGCTCCGGACGCGGCGCGAACACCCTCCTCCAGCACTGTGCGCAGGTCCGACGGATGGGTCAGAATAGGGCGGAACACGCGGTCCGGATCCTTGGTGAGCCGGAGCCGGGGTGGCTGGGGGCATTCGGTGGCGACGAGGATGGGAACCAGCGACACTTCATGGCTGGCCTCGTGAAAGTTCCTGAGGTCGAGTGCGTAGTCCCAGACCTGGTCGATTGCCGCGCGATCGAAAACGCGCTCGCCCACCTTGAACTCGATTGCGAAGACCACGGGGCCGATGAGGAGGATCCCATCCACCCGACGCCCCATCCGCGGGATGTTGAACTCAAGGAACACAGACCCGTCCAGCCCGGGAAGATGGCTGCGGAGAATGTCGATCTGCACCCGCCAGGCATCGCGTTGGGTGGGCAGCACCGCGAAGTCGGAGTGTGATGTCAGTTGCCCGAGAACAAGGTCCTGATCGGAGGCCAGGAATTCGGCAATGGACGCCCCGTACCAGGCGCGCAGCGACGATACCATTGGAGTCGTGCCGGCCATGTTTGAGGGGAACCCTGCCAGGTGAACGTTTCGATGGGAAGGCGGTGGACACCCCGGCAGCAGAGGTATGCCGGGAGCGGGACGATCGGAGGTTGCAGTCGGCGTCAGGTCGGGGCTCGATTGGATTGCTGCTGGCCGTCCGGCGGGCGGTCGCAGTCCGGGCCAGCGGCGGACCTGGCGGCGGTTCGGTGGATCGCGCGGTGTTCTGCCCGGAGGGAGTCCTTCTGCTTACGGGGTCATGGGATGCCTATGCCCGCGTCTGGGACACCCGTACGGGCCGGTTGGTCGGCGTTCCCATGCTGCACAACGCACGGGTGGCGGAGGTGGCGTTTCATCCTTCGCGGGAGATGATCGCCACGGCCTCCTCGGACGGGGCGGCACGGGTCTGGCGGGTCGGCGGGGGCGAAGCCGGCGAGATCGCGGCGCAGCACGGAGGTCAGACCGGTGTCACCGCATTCAGCGCGGATGGCACCCTCTGGCTGACGGTGTCCCGGGACGGTGTCGTGCGGGCATGGGATACGCAGACGTGGACGCCGGTCACGGAACCGCTCCGTCACCGCACCGAAGTGCGTCAGGCGGGGTTTCATCCCGACGGTCGCACGATCTGGACGTGGGACGCGCTGGGTGTGGCGCGCCGCTGGCCGGTTCCCGCGTACGAGCCTTCGGATGCAGCCTGGCTGCCCGACACCGCCGAACTGCTGGGGCGGATGTACCTGGATCGCGCCAACCGCTTCCGGGTCACTTCGGCCGACCGATGGAACACCATCCCGCCGCCGGGGGCGCACGGCATCCGGTAGCGGGACCGGGGCTCATCGGGGTGCGACGGCGACGGGGATGACAAGGCGGT
This genomic window from Verrucomicrobiia bacterium contains:
- a CDS encoding DUF2075 domain-containing protein, with amino-acid sequence MAGTTPMVSSLRAWYGASIAEFLASDQDLVLGQLTSHSDFAVLPTQRDAWRVQIDILRSHLPGLDGSVFLEFNIPRMGRRVDGILLIGPVVFAIEFKVGERVFDRAAIDQVWDYALDLRNFHEASHEVSLVPILVATECPQPPRLRLTKDPDRVFRPILTHPSDLRTVLEEGVRAASGAAIDGPAWAGAPYRPTPTIVEAARALYSRHSVEAIARFDAGARNLQVTSHRIEELIDEARAASQKVICFVTGVPGAGKTLVGLNVATRRRDAEQPTHAVFLSGNGPLVAVLREALTRDECERRKEQGERVRKGRVGECVKAFIQNVHHFRDDGLINSGPPVEHVVIFDEAQRAWNRRQTASFMRRKKNRPGFDQSEPEFLISYLDRHADWAVIICLVGGGQEINTGEAGIGAWLEAVNHRFEHWRRVISPRLIDSEYAADGALETARRSQATRFEDSLHLAVSMRSFRAENVSAFIKALLDGERQKAREAFSEFRLRYPLALTRSLPAAKSWIRSHARGSERYGLVASSKSMRLKPHAIDIRVAINPVHYFLNDREDTRSSYYLEDVATEFQVQGLELDWVCVAWDADFRAAENGWTYHDFRGDRWCNIANPDNREYLRNAYRVLLTRARQGMVVFIPPGDPHDPTRSPAFYDSSYQLLREIGIPEIT